AGCGGATTGATTTTATGATCTTGATTTCTGAAGTTGCTATAAACGATAACAGTTTATCTGCCAATCGTTAATCAACCATCAATAATTATTGAATGATTTAGGTGGCAGAAGAAGACTGAAAACTATAATAGTTTATTCTCTTATCGTCAATAGTCAATCAAAAATATTATAGTTTTGAGCAGCTATTAGCCTCTTTCTATTAGCTCAATCATATGGCGTTCCTTATTCAGTAGGAAAGCACAATGTCTGTTATCAAATGCAACTGATATAAATTTGTTTATTAACCTGTAGCCTTCCTCTTCAAGGCGGTCAATTTCAGCATCTATATTATCTACATAAACACCAATATGATAAAATCCGGGATTGTTTTTTAATCGCTCCAGCAGGAAAGAGGGCGGGCCATAGGGAGCTACAAACTCCATGTGAACGGCCCCCATGGAAAAAAAGCAAACCTTAACTTTTTGGGCCTCGATATCATATATCTCTGATATTTCTCCTTCTGGATGAAGTATCTGATAATCTGCAATGGCATTTTCAATGTTGTTTACAAGACATCCTATATGATGTAGAGTCAAACTCATATTATGCGTTTTTTTTCTTTTCTAAACTCGACATTAAGTCGCCAACATTCTTCCATTCCTGAATCTCGGATGTTTTAAACCTTACTTTAAAATGAGCTTCAATTTCAACTACCAAATGTATATTGCTTAATGAATCCCAATTGTCTACATCCTTGGCCGTTGTTTCGGGAGTAAGGTTAATGCTTTTGTTATTTAAAACATTTCTGAAAATGTTATTTAATTCGTCTAAAATCTGGTTAGTGTCCATGTGGTATTGTTATTTGTTATTAGTGTTTTTTTGTGTTCGTATTTTGTAAAGTAAGTAGTTCGAATTTACCTCAATAACCAAGGTAATAACTTTTCAAGTTGAATTGCTTTTCAACGAGAAAATTATGCATCAGCAGTGTTATAAAATTGATACTTTTTTCAATTGTATAACTTCGATAAGCAGGTGCGATTTTCTTCATCCAATAAAAATGACCCTATAAAAATTTGTTTGAGTGTTTCGGTACTTTTTGGCTTATTCATCTGAACCATCCCTTGCGAGTTGTAGCTCGTCAATCGTTCCGCCGCGGCGGACGTAACTCGTAATTTAAACTACGGCTGTATGGTCAGTACCACTTTATATCTTCCGCTCTTGCTTTTGGTTAAAGCAACTTCTACAGTTATTCCGCTTACCATATCTTCCTTTTCGTAGGCAATAAAACGGTATATTTGGTTGCTGCCTTCTTCGGGTTCAGTTACAAAAACCCATCCCTCCAAACAAATTTCGGCAGTAGGTAAAAATTTCGAATAAGCCTTGGTAGCTTCTGAACCATTAGCGGTTTCTATTATAGTTGCCTCATATTTGCTATGCGGGCCGTCCACAATTATCTGTGCACTGTTAGTTCCACGCACTAAGGCAGTTGCTTGGTATACACTGGTATACTTCATCGGTTTTTTGGCTCCTCTGATACTTTTGAATTGCGTTCGCGAAGCATCAATCACTTTCCAAATGGACTGGCACCCAAATTTCTTAACCACACTGTCAGGGATTTCTCCCTGTATAGTTTGAGCTTTGCTAGGAATGACGATAGCAAAATATAGAATCACAAATGAATATATAAACCTTTTCATTGCCTGCAAATAACTAAAATAAAAACTATTATTTGTATTTCCAATGCAAATTCTTTTCCATATTCCAATTTGGGAGTGTCCACAAAAAACGAATTTGTATGGTAGTGGGTGCTTTTTTATAGCATATATTTGCCCTAGAATATATATAATGAACTAAAAATGAAAAGTCTCAGAAACATTGCCATTACTATCGTAGTAATATTGGGCATCTTGATTGCAATTCCTTACCTTTTTAAATCCAAAATTGTGGGCCTCATCAAGGATCAAGCAAACAAGCATTTGAATGCAACGCTCAACTTCGATGATGATATCAGTATTGGGCTGCTACGATCATTCCCCAATTTATCAATAGGGATTGACAATTTGAGCTTGGCTAATAAAGGAGAGTTTGCGGGCGATACACTCATATCGGCCCAAAATATATATATTAAAATGGACTTGATGAGTGTGTTCCGTGGCGATGAAATTTTAATTAAAACTATCAAACTCGATCATCCACGCATCAATGCTAGGGTATTGCAAGATGGCCGAGCCAATTGGGATATTACGCTGCCCGATAGTTTGAAAAAACCAACCGATACCACGCAGTCCAAATTTAAAATGAAGTTGAAAGAATTTACAATTATAGATGGTTACGTGGTATACGATGATAAACAGTTAGGCTTTTACACCAAAGCCGAGCATCTGGATCATACCTTATCGGGAGATTTTACTGAAGATAAATTTGATCTCGACACCAAAACAAGTATTGCCGATTATACGATGGGTTATGGCGGTGTTAGTTATTTAAGCAATGTGAAAACCAACATCGAGGCGGTAGTTGCTATGGATATGAAAAATCTTGCTTTTGTGTTCAAAGAAAATAAAATCAATCTCAATGAGTTGCAATTTGGGCTCGATGGCAACTTCGCCATGCCGGGTGATGATATGAAAATGGATTTGAAATTGATATGCAAACAAACCGAATTCAAAAATATACTGTCATTAATTCCTGGTATATATAAAACCAGTTTTGCTCAAGTTAAAAGCAGTGGACAAATGGCACTGGCCGCAAATGTTAAAGGTATATATAACGCCAAACAAATACCGGCTTTTGGGGTTGATTTGAATATAAAAAACGGATCCTTTGCTTACCCAAGCATGCCCAGCGATGTACGAAATATTAATCTCAATTTAAGTGTTAAAAATACGGACGGAATACTTGATCATACCATCGTGAAGATGCCCGCGGCCCATGCTGAGATTGGTAAGAACCCATTCGATATGAAATTGATTTTGCAAACTCCAGTTAGCGACGCACAGATTGATGCACAGATAAAAGGTATTATAGACTTGGCAGAGATTGCACGAATAATTCCCCAAGAGAAAGGTACAGAAATGAATGGGATTCTTAAAGCTGATATAAGTGCCAATGGCCGCATGAGCACCATTACCAATAAGCAATATGAAAAATTTAACGCGAAAGGTAATTTGGAAATAAATAATTTCATATATAAAACCGCATCTTTAAAACAGCCCCTTAATATACAAAACGTAAATTTGGATTTTACGCCGAAATATGTAAACTTAGAAAAATTTAAATGCACTATCGGTACAAGTGATATAGAAGCAAAAGGTAAAGTGGAAAATTTCTTGACCTATATATTTAAGAATGATATTATAAAAGGAAGTCTCGATATAACTTCGAATTATTTTAATTGTAATACATTTTTGAGTAGTGCCGCTACCGATAATAAAGCTCCGCAACCTAAGGATACAGTGCCATTGGAAGCATTTTCATTGCCTGTTGATGTAGACTTTGTATTAAATGCAAAAGCAAAAGAAGTATTATATGATAATCTGTTACTCAATAATACAGTTGCAAAATTATTATTACAAAATGGGAGATTAACTATCGAAAATTTGGAATCGGGAATGATGGGTGGTAAAGTAAAAATGGATGGTTATTATGATGCCAATAATATTGCGAAACCCGATATAAATTTCCATATCAATATGAAACAAATGGATATTGGGCAAATCTCAAAATACTGTGCTTCTATTAAATCTTATGCTCCTATTGCAAATTATATAACAGGTAACTTCAATACCGATTTTATAGCCAACGGAAGTTTAGACAAACACCTCAAACCCCTACTTGCAACACTTAATGCTATTGGCGATGTAGATTTGCCCAGTTTTAAAATTGCAGATTTCGAACCTGTTAATCAAATAGCGGATGCATTGGCACGTCAAGATTTAAAACAATTGGAGCTGAAAAAAGTGCAAATGCCGTTCAGCATCAAAGATGGAAAAATATATCTGACCCGTGGTCTGCAAACAGAGTTGAAGGGCAATACCTTGAAGATAGATAAAGATGGATATACAGCGTTAGACCAAAGTATACATTATAATATGATTGTTGAAATTCCACGAAGCCAACTTGCCCAAGCCGATGTGGAGTTGAATAATCTATTAGACCAAGCCAAAAAACAAGGTATTATTATTAATATGGCACAAAAAATTCCTGTTAATATTGCTATGACCGGAACTGTGACGAAACCAATTGTTAAGGCCAGTATGAAAGAAGCCAAAGCCAAATTTGTAGATGATATTAAAAACCAGTTGAAGGGTTATATTAACCAAAAGAAAGATGAATACATAGATAAAGGAAAAGCTGAGTTAGAAAAGCAAAGGAAAGCAGCCGAAGATAAAGCCCGTGCCGAAGCCGATAAAGTGAAACAACAAGCCGAACAGAAAGCTAAAGAAGAAGCCGACCGGGCTAAGAAAAAGGCACAGGAAGAATTGGATAAGCAAAAACAAAATGCCAAAGACAAAGCCAAAGATGCCATAAAAGGCAAGTGGAAATTATAATATATCAGCAAATATAATTGATTAAATAACTATATACTTTTTTCGAAAATAATACTGCATGAAGAATATCAAATATCTAATTATACTTTTACCATTTATACAATCATGTTTTTTGTTCAAACCCAGTAAGAACGAAAAATTATCCAAACAAAAAAATAGAACATCATGGAATGCTAATGATACATTGGCCGATGTAAAAATGCACGCTGATGAAGAAGAGCAAAAATCGAAAGATATAACAGAAGTACCTGCACGCGAAACCGATATTATACACATGGACTTAATTATGAATTTCGATTGGGCCAATGAAACGGTGATAGGGGAGTGTACCCTGCAATGCAAGCCTTATGCTGAGTGGGTCGATACTTTGGTATTGGATGCACGTAGGTTTGAAGTGCAAAGTATATTATATGGCATCCAAGATGGGTTGAGCGAGCCTAAGATGATGAACCCTACAACATTTGCCTATCCCGATTCAGAACAATTACATATATATGTACCCCGAGATATAAAAAATATTAATGGTTATAAAACTTATAAAGTATATATAAAATATAAAGCCCGGCCACGGGAAACTAGCAACCAAAAAGGAATGGCCATTAGCAGCGATAAAGGATTATATTTTGTAAATGCACAAAATAAATATATAGATCGCCCACGCCAGTTATGGACACAAGGCGAAACAGAACATAACCACAATTGGTTCCCTACGATTGACCATCCAAATGAAAAAATCACCCAAACTATTACATTAACTGTTGATAGTACTTTAACAACTTTGTCAAATGGATCATTAAATAATTCACTCAATAATGGCAATGGTACACGCACTGATAAATGGATGCATTTACTGCCTCATTCGCCTTATTTGGTAATGTTGGCTGTTGGTAATTTTGTGAAGGTTAAAGATAGCTGGAATTGGGTTGAGCCAAATTCAGAAATCAATGGCGTGCAACGGTCAAAAACTATCGATGTCGATTATTATATGGAACCTGAGTTTGCACCTTATGCAAAAACTATATTCGGCAACACACCAGAAATGATGACTTGTTATAGTGATTTTTTAGGTGTACCATATCCTTGGGCCAAATATGGACAAGTAGTGGTTCGTGAATATGTATCGGGTGCAATGGAAAATACTTCGGCTACTTTGCATGGTGAATTTTTGAATAGAATACCGCGTCAATGGTATGATAATAATGCAGAAGATGTTATAGCCCACGAGCTGTTCCACCAATGGTTTGGCGATTTGGTTACCTGCAAGTCATGGCATCATATATCTTTAAATGAAAGCTTTGCCACCTTTGGAGAAATATTGTGGCATGAGCATAAAAAAGGCAAGGATGCAGCACAACTCAAATTCCAAAATAATTGTAAGGCAGGTTTGCGTACCGACCAATATAAAAATGTCCCACTTATTCGCAAATCGTACGAAATTCCTGAAGAAGTTTTTGATGGAATTAGTTATCCCAAAGGTGGTGCTATTATACAAATGCTCAGGCACGAATTGGGAGATAAATCTTTCTTTAAAGGATTGAATATATATCTTACTCAAAATGCTTATAAAAATGCAGAGGCACACCAATTACGTTTGGCATTTGAGGAAGCCAGTGGGCGTGATTTGAATTGGTATTTCAACCAATGGTATTTTGCACCAGGCCATCCCAAAATTACAGCAGAGATTGCTGCGGGAAGCACTGCTACTGATTTTGTATTAAACGTGTCTCAAAATGGTTACAAGTTGAACGAAGAATTATTTCCGTACCGTCTTCCTTTGCAAATTGGTTTTGTGGTTAACGGAAAAATGGAGGTTAGAAATGTGAAAGTGAATTCTTATTATCCCAATTTCAAATTTCAATTTGATGCTATGCCCGATGCAGTTTTATTGGACCCTAATCAGCAATTATTAGGCGAATTTGAAATTAAACAAAGCACAAAAACTATTATAAATTTGCTTAAAACTGCAAATACATT
The sequence above is a segment of the Bacteroidota bacterium genome. Coding sequences within it:
- a CDS encoding VOC family protein produces the protein MSLTLHHIGCLVNNIENAIADYQILHPEGEISEIYDIEAQKVKVCFFSMGAVHMEFVAPYGPPSFLLERLKNNPGFYHIGVYVDNIDAEIDRLEEEGYRLINKFISVAFDNRHCAFLLNKERHMIELIERG
- a CDS encoding acyl carrier protein, producing the protein MDTNQILDELNNIFRNVLNNKSINLTPETTAKDVDNWDSLSNIHLVVEIEAHFKVRFKTSEIQEWKNVGDLMSSLEKKKNA
- a CDS encoding AsmA family protein, producing the protein MKSLRNIAITIVVILGILIAIPYLFKSKIVGLIKDQANKHLNATLNFDDDISIGLLRSFPNLSIGIDNLSLANKGEFAGDTLISAQNIYIKMDLMSVFRGDEILIKTIKLDHPRINARVLQDGRANWDITLPDSLKKPTDTTQSKFKMKLKEFTIIDGYVVYDDKQLGFYTKAEHLDHTLSGDFTEDKFDLDTKTSIADYTMGYGGVSYLSNVKTNIEAVVAMDMKNLAFVFKENKINLNELQFGLDGNFAMPGDDMKMDLKLICKQTEFKNILSLIPGIYKTSFAQVKSSGQMALAANVKGIYNAKQIPAFGVDLNIKNGSFAYPSMPSDVRNINLNLSVKNTDGILDHTIVKMPAAHAEIGKNPFDMKLILQTPVSDAQIDAQIKGIIDLAEIARIIPQEKGTEMNGILKADISANGRMSTITNKQYEKFNAKGNLEINNFIYKTASLKQPLNIQNVNLDFTPKYVNLEKFKCTIGTSDIEAKGKVENFLTYIFKNDIIKGSLDITSNYFNCNTFLSSAATDNKAPQPKDTVPLEAFSLPVDVDFVLNAKAKEVLYDNLLLNNTVAKLLLQNGRLTIENLESGMMGGKVKMDGYYDANNIAKPDINFHINMKQMDIGQISKYCASIKSYAPIANYITGNFNTDFIANGSLDKHLKPLLATLNAIGDVDLPSFKIADFEPVNQIADALARQDLKQLELKKVQMPFSIKDGKIYLTRGLQTELKGNTLKIDKDGYTALDQSIHYNMIVEIPRSQLAQADVELNNLLDQAKKQGIIINMAQKIPVNIAMTGTVTKPIVKASMKEAKAKFVDDIKNQLKGYINQKKDEYIDKGKAELEKQRKAAEDKARAEADKVKQQAEQKAKEEADRAKKKAQEELDKQKQNAKDKAKDAIKGKWKL
- a CDS encoding M1 family aminopeptidase; translated protein: MKNIKYLIILLPFIQSCFLFKPSKNEKLSKQKNRTSWNANDTLADVKMHADEEEQKSKDITEVPARETDIIHMDLIMNFDWANETVIGECTLQCKPYAEWVDTLVLDARRFEVQSILYGIQDGLSEPKMMNPTTFAYPDSEQLHIYVPRDIKNINGYKTYKVYIKYKARPRETSNQKGMAISSDKGLYFVNAQNKYIDRPRQLWTQGETEHNHNWFPTIDHPNEKITQTITLTVDSTLTTLSNGSLNNSLNNGNGTRTDKWMHLLPHSPYLVMLAVGNFVKVKDSWNWVEPNSEINGVQRSKTIDVDYYMEPEFAPYAKTIFGNTPEMMTCYSDFLGVPYPWAKYGQVVVREYVSGAMENTSATLHGEFLNRIPRQWYDNNAEDVIAHELFHQWFGDLVTCKSWHHISLNESFATFGEILWHEHKKGKDAAQLKFQNNCKAGLRTDQYKNVPLIRKSYEIPEEVFDGISYPKGGAIIQMLRHELGDKSFFKGLNIYLTQNAYKNAEAHQLRLAFEEASGRDLNWYFNQWYFAPGHPKITAEIAAGSTATDFVLNVSQNGYKLNEELFPYRLPLQIGFVVNGKMEVRNVKVNSYYPNFKFQFDAMPDAVLLDPNQQLLGEFEIKQSTKTIINLLKTANTFAQKSLCLDMLAETEFELFDETEKQATVDQLLLWAQDITFLESARAISMLDRLEKADDRAKLYNSMYDLANTDSRKNVRKEALDFLSKDPTEKLIPLLQKLVFDTSYIIQSNALKLYLQLDSQRAFIAVKHLMDKENDMVEKTNILVRLAEYKFQELGNYFIAVLQTNAYKQLDELATASCIYLEWCKDKEAAANLLDILNILHDKPIKGIDSSIKEDIKELSKNTSLATVNTTEYYINQRCKELLDKWSEK